AACCAATCATAGCACCTCCATTTACATTGACAAGCAACCTTTATACCAATAATCACATCTTCTGGAAAAGAGCGTACCACACAAAAAGGAGGAAAATTTTTCCCTCCTTTCGGAATAAATAGACCTATGAGAAGCAATGCTTATTTAATTACGGGGATCATTCCCTGCACACGAACCGGTGCCTCCACTCCGGGCCAACGGGTGACTGCCATCACCTTATATGAACGGGTATGCACCTCGCGCCCATTTCTATTTGTGCCATCCCACGCAACACCAAGAACATATCGACCATTGTATAACAGGGGAAAAACAGCAATATTATTTCGATCGTCCTGTCGTCCCGACGTTGAAATAACAATATTTCCCACCTCATCAAAAATCGTTAACTGGCCATCAAAATCTAAGGAACGGGCCTGTTCCTCCGTAAAAGGAACCTGTGGATCAATCACTATCATCCCTCCAAGGGAGACAGCACTACCTGTTCCATCTATGGGAGTACCCACATCTTCGTAGGAGGTTATGGGAGAAAAGGCGGGTACATCGGCAATCCAAAATGCATCCATACGAACATTTACGCGCAACTCTTCCACATCCATTGGCACGCGACGATTGGCCGGATTATCCTGAATGTTTCCTGCATAATCAGCCACATCTGTAGCAGCAGAAACTCGTACCCAAATACTATCTCCACGATGCGGATACATACGCCCAGTAAGATTCTCTACGAGAAAACGGAACGTAGAATCTCCCGGTTGATCATAATACGTAAATTCTCCCGTATACGGCTGGGAACTACTTCCAAGATAAAAAAGCCCTTCATTATCAGGACGTCCCGGCAAAATAGAGGATATTTCTTCACTAAAACGTACCTCCAAAGTATCCTCACTTCGTTCCCCATCAAGAAGTTGCTCTCCAGACACATACCATGCTTGTGCAATAACCGGAGCAATAGAATCTGCAACAGAAACATTCCCAATATACTGATCTCCAATTAATTGAATATACTCTCCCGTGGGAAAACCGGTGAGGATATCTTCAAACCCTGAAACGGGAAATACAATACGTCGGTTATCCATATTATGGGGCTCTTCCCACGCAATATCATGGCGTACCTGAACCGTTTGTTCACTCCCTGGAAATTGACATACTATCTCATCAGGCAGAGAAAGCCCCTCCCATCGAGCTGCAAGCTCCACCACGGCAGAGTCAATAACGCCGTCGGCAGAGGCATCAAAATACGCACTCCCATCCTGTGCTCCCGAAACAACACGATCATACTGGCGTTCTTCCACAGGGGAAGGCAACCACCCTCCCACACCATTTTCAGAAACGACCGCAGGGTCTACAATTGATTGTGCATACACCGCCCCATCAAGAGGAAGAAAAAAGCTTCCCGTATACTCCTGGAGATGCTCAGAAACAGGTTGGGTGGTGGCATAATAGATTTGTGTACTGTCCGGTGATGCAAAGCTCTGTATCTGTATAGCCAATTCCTCATCAGCATAGTCACCACTCTCCGGAGAAATTGCGACAGCGGGGAGACGACGACGATAATACGTTCGTTCTTCGTGCGTACCAATAACAATATCGTCCCCATCAACCCATACTTCTACCTGCACGGCACTGCTATCTCCAGGCTGAGGATCTCCCCTTGACACCGAAAATGCCCCCTCCGTATGATCTATGGATTGCGTTTCTCCGCCATCAATTCGATAGAAAATGGGAGACACGTTTGATGAAACCTGAACAAGAAGAGCCTCTCCAAAGGCACTCCCCTGCTCTGGTGAGATATCTAAGACAGCAACTTGCTGTTGAACAAAAGTATCACTCTCTTCTTCCCGTGAGTGCAAATACCCCTCTTTGGCAGAAAAGGCTCTAATCCGTCCTGCTTGACGCAGGATGTATTCATGGGGAGAAGTACCGCGCTCTTCTGTGGGAGCAACAACATCTACGAAAACATCCCCCACAACGGGATCTCCATCAATATCATTTTCAGGAGATCGGAGATTAACAAGAAGCTCTTGCTCAAATTCACCTGAAGGCGGTGTGAACTGTGGAGGCTGTAATTTTCGATACACCAATCCCACGGAGGCAGCCCCCTCAAGAAATCTCTGCGATGTGGGTTCTACCTCTGCAGAGAGGTGCAAACGACGTTGCTCATCCTGATTCGCCGAAGGATCAACCTTAAACTGCTCCCGTAAAGAAAAGGTAAAGGTATCCACGGGAACATTGGGCTTCCGTGTTACACTTTTTCGCCATTCATACGGGGTACCATTATACTCAGCCGTAAGAACCATATCGTAAGTTGAACTGCGGATATCCGGCCCTTTTACCGTAAAATCAACAATAACTTTAACTGTATCGAGGGTCGTAAAAACACGTTCATCTTCCTGGGCAATTGTTGTATTCCCATGGTGACGAAGATGAATTGACGGATCTGGGTATCGCCAGTCATCCACGGCAATCCATTTAGTAATATCCTGTAACAGAAGATGCGCCAAATCCACATCTGCAAGGTAGGATGGCTGGAATCCAAGCATGCCTAAACGGCGACGCCCAGTCTGCACCACCGATATGGTATTATATATTTTACCATCGGCATCATAGCCCAAGAGATCTTGGCGCTTGTTGTTAAAGAGATCGACAAATTCATCCTGATTTTCAGCAGGGCGGGTAAAATGCAAAACCCCGTCTCTTCCGGCAACCTGCTTTCCCAAATAGTTCACATAGTATGCCTCCGTATCAAAATCACCACCATCTAAAAGATCTTCGAAACTTCGGAGACGCAATTGTTCATTAAAAGCCCAAATATCAGCTGAAGCCCGCAACCGCCCCGTACGCTCCCCGGTATGCTCCCAATCACGAAAAGGAAGTTCCCTCACTCCGGCCAAGGAGGGAAATACATTTTCAAAAATTGATTCCGTTTCCCCTTCAGGGAACAGGAGTATTTTCATATCCTCATACCCACCTGCGGCAAACTGCGGAACATAGTTACGTGGTGTACCTTCAGGGGCCGTACTGACCAACTCTTCCCCCGGTCCTCCCTGGGGTGGAAAGGCTTTTATTCGAGTACCTGCAGAAATAATCAAGTACTCACGCCCATTATGGGTCACTGTATAATCTTGGTCAAAACGGAAACTCTCCGTATCTGTCTCATACTCTCCCAGACTATTCCAGCCTCCCACAGGTGTGGGGAGCGGGTCGCCGGGATCGGCAAGAATTTCATCTTCTATCATAAAAGATGAGCCCCAGTACACATCTCCAGCAAACTGATTCTGCCAGAGAACTGATTCAATCAGACGAATTGAGTTGCTTGCTTGATCCCATCCAACAACGAGCTCCGTGTTCAGATGAACCCCTGCGCGCATGGCGGGGCCGTAAATATCTTCTGTAATAATTTCCACAGCCTTCGCATCGATCGACCAGTGACCGGAGTTTCCGTGGTTTATGGTAATGTCAAGATCATTCATGTCAAGTTCATTTACCCTTGCAGGTCCATCAAAGGGTTGCCGGTCAAGCCATGTTCCTGCAGCATCATACCCTTCTGTATCTACACGACGCTCATACAAAAGACGCCCCGTATCATCCTCTCCTTCATATATACGATAGATATGAGGATAGCCTCCTCCGGGAGATTGCTCATACTGAAGGTATACCTCGTTTCCCCGCTCCCAATCTGCATCATCATTTTCTGTCAAAAGATTAAAATCGGTAATTACCGATCCGGAATATGTGGTAAAACGATACCAATTCTGAACTCCCATGACCGGAAAAGAGGTTTTCTCAGGATCGATATTTACTGCTTCTGTGGCAGATATATCTCCAATTTGCAGAATACCAATTCCTTCTTCTGCCGCATCAAGAAGCAACTGATACATCCCATCAGTATGACTTCCCCATTCGTACCCTCCATTAATGTAGATAATGGCATCGGGGCTTTCTCCCTGAAAATCACTAATCAATCGATCAAGGCTCAGATTATCGGACTGGAAGTGATCGTTGTTGTATATGGCAATCGTATTCAAAATTGTCCCATGTCCAGCCACAGGTATCCCTTCACCAAAGGAGAGTTCAGTTACAACTCCCGCTGTATCCAGGGAGTTATTTTCATCCACGGGGATACGCCCACCGGAGATGGCTGAAATAAAAAAATGTAATTGCGCCATACCAACTTCAGGAGCTTCTCGCCATCCCTGTTCTTCTTCTGGATCGGTAAGGTCCACTAGGCTTCTCCAAAGAGTATAGGGGGTATTGGTTTGATCCATCCGCGTATTTCTATTCCATATTATGGCAAGATTCAAATCTTCTATATCCACATCAGAGGAACTGTTTTCTGAAAATGCCAACACCTCACCGGGTATACTGACACAGAGAAGAAGAAAAAAACAATCCGTCTATACCACACCATGATAGACCCCCAAACTAATACTGTTTTTAACAAAGCTATTTCACATAAACGCAAGGGAAACCTTTGCATAATGCTTGGGATCAATATAGAGAAAAAAAAGAAATCAACTGCCTTTTGTAATTTTGTCAACAAAAAAACGCTTTTTTGTTAAGAAACAAACGACAATGAAGCTTGTGTTTTATTGTGTAGTATAGAAACGAAAATTGGGATTCTGTAGAAAAGAATACCCAGGGCCGGACTTGAACCGGCACGGCTGTTTAATAGCCAAGGGATTTTAAGTCCCCAGTGTCTACCAATTCCACCACCTGGGCTTGTACGAACGCCCTTAATATATAAGGATGCACGTGCAAAGAGTCAGTTTTTTTATTTTCCAATTAAACGAAGGAATTCATCCCGCACTTTTTGATCTTCCCGAAATGACCCGAGCATGGCTGAGGTTGTCATAACAGAATTTTGTTTACCCACACCGCGCATCATCATACAAAGATGTTTTGCCTCTACGACAACCCCAACCCCTTCTGCACCAATGGGCGCCATGATGGTATCGGCTATCTGTTGGGTCATGCGCTCCTGCACCTGAAGGCGCCGAGCAAAGGCATCTGCCACACGGGCAAGCTTGCTCACTCCGTAGACCCGGTTTTCAGAAATATAGCCAATATGTACTTTCCCAAAAAAAGGCAACATGTGATGTTCACACATGGAATAGATCTCAATATCGCGCACGATAATCATGTGATTCACGTCTTCGGTAAAGATTGCATTACGCAACAATTCCTCCGGAGATATTTGATATCCTCCCAAGATATGCTCGTAGGCTTTCCGAACCCGACGAGGGGTATCTATTAAACCTTCCCTATCTGGGTTTTCTCCCACCGCTGTAAGGATAGAACGAATACTTTCATCAATCATGGCTGTTCCACAGTTAAATTATATCTGACTGAAAATACGTGAAATTATATATATTTTCAACATATCTTTCTACTTCATGGAGTTTCATATGTTCTTTAAAGAAGCCGACTCTGCGGCAGGATCTAAAAATGCTCTCATAGTACTCCTGATATTGGTGGTACTTTTTCTCTTTCGCTCTCAGATAGCACATGGCATAAGCTCCCTTTTTGAAGGGCTTGCCACAGCAGAAGCTCGAAGAGAACGACACGAATACACCGAAACTGAGCAGGACTCACTCCTTAAAGAACATCATGGGTTCTGGGTGTTAGACACATATTCGCGGGGACATTTCTCCATGCGTGAACATCTTGAGATCAAAGAAAACGGATATATATACCGTCACGCAGAGAAAAACTATGCTCTTCCTTATGGCGACACCCTCACTATCGAGTGGATTCGTGAAGAGTTTATGACGCCGCTCTACAGAGAAGAGGATGATTCCCATATTTTTCATATAAGCGATCTCGCCATCCTAAAAGAAGGATTTATTACCCCTGGTGATTCCTGTCTCTTTCAAAATCCCGAAGGGTTTCGCGAAGGGGTCAGTGCTCGCATAGATACGGCAACTCTCTCCTTTCAAGGACGTACATATCAACCATATGAAGGAGACTTAGGAGAATTTTTTCCCCTTGGTGCATATAACATGATACGACGCACTCGTGATTATCCTCCCTGTCTCTCCTCTGACACTCCTGCCAACACTCTTCGAAAGGCCTTGCTGAACTCTCTGGAAAAAGCTACAGAAGACCTTGACAATAAAACACTCATGAAAGAGTATTTTATCCCCTTCCTTTTAAAATCAGAAACTCTCTCCCTTGATACCTACTTTACCGATGAGCCCTATGTAGACCTTACCTTCTCTATTACAGCGCAAGGCGAAATTGATTCTATTTCTATAGAAGGCCCCCTCGGCAGATCTCGCCATAATCGTCTCTCCATTTTTGAGGAAATGGATTTGTGGCGCGGTCTTCCCGACGATCCCATAACCCTTTCCGTACGGTGGGAGTATCAGTAATGGGGCACGCCTTTGCTATTGTTGCACCAAACACGGATACAGGTAAAACCCAGGTCGTTGCTGCCCTCTTTCATCACTTACAACGGCAAAAACGCAGTTCTGCCGTAATGAAACCAGTGCAGACCGGTGCCTCTAAAAATATAAATGGGGAGTGGCTGGCAGAAGATTTGGCTGCCTGTTATGCTCGGGCTAACCAACCAACACCACCGATTCCGGGAGATCATGTTCCCTACGTGTT
The Chitinivibrio alkaliphilus ACht1 DNA segment above includes these coding regions:
- the folE gene encoding GTP cyclohydrolase I FolE — translated: MIDESIRSILTAVGENPDREGLIDTPRRVRKAYEHILGGYQISPEELLRNAIFTEDVNHMIIVRDIEIYSMCEHHMLPFFGKVHIGYISENRVYGVSKLARVADAFARRLQVQERMTQQIADTIMAPIGAEGVGVVVEAKHLCMMMRGVGKQNSVMTTSAMLGSFREDQKVRDEFLRLIGK